A genomic region of Lysinibacillus sp. 2017 contains the following coding sequences:
- the nrdR gene encoding transcriptional regulator NrdR yields the protein MRCPACQYNGTRVVDSRPVDDNKEIRRRRECESCSFRFTTFEKIEETPLIVVKKEGSREEFSREKVLRGLIRACEKRPVPLEQLEEIVFDIEKELRRIGNAEVRSEDVGEMVMDHLAKVDEVAYVRFASVYRQFKDITVFIEELKEIMTRQSNEK from the coding sequence ATGAGATGTCCAGCTTGTCAATACAATGGAACACGTGTTGTAGATTCAAGACCTGTTGATGATAATAAAGAAATTCGTAGACGTCGTGAGTGCGAATCTTGCAGTTTCCGATTTACTACATTCGAAAAAATAGAAGAAACACCTTTAATCGTTGTGAAAAAAGAAGGTTCTCGAGAAGAGTTTAGCCGCGAGAAGGTGCTTCGAGGTTTGATTCGTGCATGCGAAAAGCGTCCAGTTCCATTAGAACAATTAGAAGAAATTGTTTTTGATATCGAAAAAGAGCTACGTCGTATAGGGAATGCAGAAGTGCGTTCTGAAGATGTTGGTGAAATGGTAATGGATCATTTAGCGAAAGTAGATGAAGTTGCTTACGTACGCTTTGCATCTGTTTACCGTCAATTTAAAGACATTACGGTATTTATTGAAGAGTTAAAAGAAATTATGACCCGTCAATCAAATGAAAAATAA
- a CDS encoding glyceraldehyde-3-phosphate dehydrogenase — protein MTVSIAINGFGRIGRMVFRQAMMRGNVNIVAVNASYPAETLAHLIKYDTNHGVFPGTVEATEGALIVNGNRVELVSERDPLKLPWAEMGVDIVIEATGKFNDRAKAAMHLEAGAKKVILTAPGKNEDITVVLGVNDDKLELSKHDVISNASCTTNCLAPVAKVLNDEFGIVNGLMTTVHAYTNDQNNIDNPHKDLRRARNCASSIIPTSTGAAKALRLVLPELDGKIHGMALRVPTPNVSLVDLVVDLERDVTVEEVNAAFKKAAEGKMNGILNFNMEPLVSSDYNTTTFSSTVDGLSTIVLGDRKVKVIAWYDNEWGYSARVVDLATKIANELAIVNA, from the coding sequence ATGACAGTTTCTATCGCAATTAATGGTTTTGGCCGTATTGGTCGAATGGTGTTCCGTCAAGCTATGATGCGCGGCAATGTAAATATCGTAGCAGTAAATGCAAGCTACCCAGCTGAAACGTTAGCACATTTAATTAAGTATGACACAAATCATGGCGTGTTCCCAGGTACTGTTGAAGCTACTGAAGGTGCTTTAATTGTAAATGGTAACCGCGTAGAGCTAGTTAGCGAACGTGATCCACTAAAATTACCATGGGCTGAAATGGGCGTAGATATCGTAATCGAAGCTACTGGTAAATTCAATGATCGTGCTAAAGCTGCAATGCACTTAGAAGCTGGCGCAAAAAAAGTTATTTTAACCGCTCCAGGTAAAAATGAAGATATTACGGTTGTATTAGGTGTTAATGACGACAAATTAGAATTATCTAAGCATGATGTTATTTCAAATGCATCTTGTACGACAAACTGCTTAGCTCCAGTAGCAAAAGTATTAAATGATGAATTTGGTATCGTAAACGGTTTAATGACAACAGTTCATGCATACACAAATGATCAAAATAATATTGATAACCCACACAAAGATTTACGCCGTGCGCGTAACTGTGCATCGTCAATTATCCCAACTTCGACTGGTGCTGCAAAAGCTTTGCGTTTAGTACTACCAGAATTAGATGGCAAAATTCACGGTATGGCATTACGTGTACCAACTCCGAATGTTTCGTTAGTTGATTTAGTTGTAGACTTAGAGCGTGACGTGACTGTAGAAGAAGTAAATGCTGCATTTAAGAAAGCAGCTGAAGGTAAAATGAATGGTATTTTAAACTTCAATATGGAGCCATTAGTATCTTCAGATTACAACACAACAACATTCTCATCTACAGTTGACGGCTTATCAACAATCGTTTTAGGTGACCGTAAAGTAAAAGTAATCGCTTGGTATGACAACGAGTGGGGTTACTCTGCACGTGTAGTAGATTTAGCGACTAAAATTGCGAATGAGTTAGCAATAGTTAACGCATAA
- the coaE gene encoding dephospho-CoA kinase (Dephospho-CoA kinase (CoaE) performs the final step in coenzyme A biosynthesis.): MIIGLTGSIASGKSAVAKMIQSYGLPIVDADVVARQVVEPDSETLRKIAEVFGQEVIAEDGSMDRAKVGNIIFHDETMRKKLNDIIHPAIRGEMIRQRDEFISYGEKNVFMDIPLLFESKLEHFVEKIIVVSVSEEVQLERLMVRNGFTEQEARARIATQIPVKQKESFADAVINNNGTLEQTALQLQNILYEWNVLKY, from the coding sequence GTGATTATAGGATTAACAGGAAGTATAGCAAGTGGTAAAAGTGCGGTTGCGAAAATGATTCAGTCATATGGGTTACCAATCGTAGATGCAGATGTAGTAGCTCGCCAAGTTGTTGAACCAGACAGTGAGACATTAAGAAAAATTGCGGAAGTCTTCGGACAAGAAGTGATCGCAGAAGATGGTTCAATGGATCGTGCGAAAGTTGGTAATATCATTTTTCATGATGAGACGATGCGCAAAAAATTAAATGACATTATCCACCCAGCAATCCGTGGAGAAATGATCCGTCAACGCGATGAGTTCATTTCGTATGGTGAAAAAAATGTCTTTATGGATATTCCATTATTATTTGAAAGTAAGCTGGAACATTTTGTTGAAAAGATTATCGTTGTTTCTGTATCAGAGGAAGTACAATTAGAACGTTTAATGGTACGTAACGGATTCACTGAACAGGAAGCACGAGCTCGTATTGCTACTCAAATTCCAGTAAAACAAAAAGAATCATTCGCTGACGCAGTGATTAATAATAACGGCACATTAGAACAAACTGCATTACAATTGCAAAACATTTTATATGAGTGGAATGTGTTGAAGTACTAA
- the mutM gene encoding bifunctional DNA-formamidopyrimidine glycosylase/DNA-(apurinic or apyrimidinic site) lyase, with protein sequence MPELPEVEGVVRDLKPIVEGKTIAQVALSEVVYNSHEAGKQAIVKNSEPYQFEQLLKDMTIQNLQRRSKYIFFHLEKNGEPFVLVNHLGMSGAWFVVQDVTEITEDKFRKHIHAIFTLTTGELLVYSDIRRFGELRFMKEIADHPPLLKMAPEPFDDDACDFFIKQSEKPKFAKKPIKEVIMDGQVISGCGNIYATESLFKTGIYPGRKTNDVSDEEKVGLFHTICDVLQESIDSGGSTISDYRSINGGAGSMQHRLKMYGKKQCLTCGTATESMVIGGRTSVYCPQCQQ encoded by the coding sequence ATGCCAGAATTACCAGAAGTTGAAGGTGTCGTTCGCGATCTGAAGCCGATTGTTGAGGGGAAAACCATTGCACAAGTGGCTTTGTCGGAAGTTGTTTATAATTCGCATGAAGCAGGAAAGCAAGCGATTGTTAAAAATAGCGAGCCTTATCAGTTTGAGCAGCTTTTGAAGGATATGACCATTCAAAATTTACAACGACGTTCCAAATATATATTTTTTCATCTAGAAAAAAACGGAGAACCCTTTGTTTTAGTGAACCACCTTGGAATGAGCGGGGCATGGTTTGTTGTACAGGATGTAACAGAAATTACAGAGGATAAATTCCGAAAACACATTCATGCGATTTTCACATTGACAACGGGTGAGCTTCTTGTTTACTCAGATATTCGACGTTTTGGAGAGTTACGTTTTATGAAAGAAATTGCTGACCATCCGCCACTTTTAAAAATGGCACCAGAACCGTTTGATGATGATGCCTGTGATTTTTTTATTAAGCAAAGTGAAAAGCCGAAATTTGCGAAGAAACCTATTAAAGAAGTAATTATGGATGGCCAAGTTATTTCAGGTTGCGGCAATATTTATGCGACGGAATCGTTATTTAAAACAGGGATTTATCCTGGACGTAAAACCAACGATGTGAGTGATGAGGAAAAAGTTGGATTGTTCCATACGATTTGTGATGTGCTACAAGAAAGCATCGACTCAGGGGGCTCAACGATTTCAGACTACCGAAGCATTAATGGTGGCGCTGGTTCGATGCAGCATCGCTTAAAAATGTACGGAAAAAAACAATGCTTAACATGTGGCACAGCGACCGAGTCAATGGTCATCGGTGGTCGAACATCGGTGTATTGCCCGCAGTGCCAGCAGTAA
- the polA gene encoding DNA polymerase I: MTKQKLLLLDGNSLAYRAFFALPLLTNDSGIHTNATYGFTTMLQKIIGEENPTQMLVAFDAGKTTFRHETYGEYKGGRQKTPPELSEQFPYIRKLIDAYNIKRYELALYEADDIIGTLAKQAAKEGTEVIIVSGDKDLTQLATDDVTVYITRKGITDIEKYTPAHIEEKYGLTPVQIIDMKGLMGDQSDNIPGVPGVGEKTAIKLLKEHHTVEGLYEVVESLKASKMKEKLIENEELAHLSKKLATIYTEVPLTISLEDLAYAGPNEEQLVEVWKELGFKSLIEKSDFEVEQIEQAELKFDTVDAITAEMLQDVMALHLELENEHYHTCKALGLALSDGEKTVYTTIEGLLNNEVLKKWLQDDTKKKYMVDSKATQAMLQRLDIELKGVEFDLLLASYILKPSISGDDVATLAKEFGYQDVQTNEAVYGKGAKWALPTADALAEHVSRKAVAVWKLQPVLEEKLKVNEQFELYKELELPLAHILGKMESEGITANVDTLEKMGDELKEKLTVMEATIYELAGETFNINSPKQLGVILFDKLGLPVIKKTKTGYSTAADVLEKLQYKHDIVKHILSYRTLAKLQSTYIEGLTKEVHPEDSKVHTRFQQALTATGRLSSTDPNLQNIPIRLEEGRKIRQAFVPSKKDWILFSADYSQIELRVLAHMCEDDALVDAFKHGMDIHTRTAMDVFGVEADEVTSNMRRTAKAVNFGIVYGISDYGLSQSLDITRKDAAKFIDNYLQSFPGVKNYMDSIIEDAKKTGYVTTILNRRRYLPDITNSNFNLRSFAERTAMNTPIQGSAADIIKKAMIDMAARLEKEGLQAKLLLQVHDELIFEAPKEEIEILERIVPEVMENAIELIVPLKVDYSYGTTWYDAK, translated from the coding sequence ATGACAAAACAAAAGTTACTATTATTAGACGGCAACAGTTTAGCATATCGCGCATTTTTTGCGTTGCCGCTACTGACGAATGACAGCGGAATCCATACGAACGCAACTTATGGGTTTACGACGATGTTACAAAAAATTATCGGTGAAGAAAACCCAACACAAATGCTCGTTGCGTTTGACGCGGGAAAAACGACTTTTCGACACGAAACGTATGGCGAATATAAAGGTGGGCGCCAAAAAACACCACCAGAGTTATCGGAGCAATTTCCTTATATTCGAAAATTAATCGATGCCTATAATATAAAACGTTATGAGCTTGCTCTATATGAAGCCGATGATATTATCGGGACATTAGCGAAACAAGCGGCAAAAGAAGGTACTGAAGTCATCATCGTGTCAGGTGATAAAGACTTAACGCAACTCGCTACGGATGATGTAACGGTTTATATTACGCGTAAAGGGATTACTGATATTGAAAAATATACACCCGCACATATTGAAGAAAAATACGGTTTAACACCCGTGCAAATTATTGATATGAAGGGCTTAATGGGCGATCAATCAGATAATATTCCAGGCGTTCCCGGTGTTGGTGAAAAAACGGCCATCAAATTACTAAAAGAGCACCATACTGTGGAAGGTTTATACGAAGTTGTTGAATCATTGAAAGCTTCGAAAATGAAAGAAAAGCTTATTGAAAATGAAGAGCTAGCCCATTTATCGAAAAAATTAGCGACCATTTATACAGAGGTGCCATTAACGATTTCATTAGAGGACTTAGCCTATGCAGGACCAAATGAAGAGCAATTAGTAGAAGTTTGGAAAGAGCTTGGCTTCAAATCATTAATCGAAAAAAGTGACTTTGAAGTAGAACAAATAGAGCAAGCAGAACTCAAGTTTGATACGGTAGATGCAATTACAGCAGAAATGTTACAAGATGTGATGGCACTTCACTTAGAATTAGAAAACGAACATTATCATACATGTAAAGCTCTAGGACTTGCGCTATCTGATGGCGAAAAAACAGTCTACACAACAATTGAAGGTCTACTTAACAATGAAGTGTTAAAGAAATGGCTACAAGATGACACGAAGAAAAAATACATGGTTGATAGTAAAGCAACACAAGCAATGCTTCAGCGCCTCGATATAGAATTGAAGGGTGTTGAGTTTGATTTATTATTAGCTTCTTATATTTTAAAGCCATCTATTTCAGGTGATGATGTGGCAACCCTTGCAAAAGAGTTTGGTTATCAAGACGTGCAAACAAATGAAGCCGTGTATGGTAAGGGTGCAAAATGGGCATTACCAACAGCGGATGCCTTGGCGGAGCATGTAAGCCGTAAAGCAGTAGCAGTTTGGAAGTTACAACCTGTATTAGAAGAAAAGTTAAAAGTAAATGAACAGTTCGAACTTTATAAAGAACTAGAGCTACCCCTTGCACATATTTTAGGCAAGATGGAAAGTGAAGGCATTACAGCAAATGTCGATACACTAGAGAAAATGGGCGACGAGTTAAAAGAAAAGCTTACAGTCATGGAAGCAACGATTTATGAGCTAGCAGGGGAAACTTTTAACATCAATTCACCGAAGCAACTAGGGGTTATTTTATTTGATAAATTGGGCCTACCTGTAATTAAAAAAACGAAAACAGGTTATTCGACTGCGGCTGATGTATTAGAAAAGCTGCAATATAAGCATGATATCGTAAAACATATTTTATCGTATCGTACATTAGCAAAATTACAATCGACATACATCGAAGGACTAACAAAGGAAGTGCACCCTGAAGATTCAAAAGTGCATACGCGTTTCCAACAAGCATTAACAGCAACAGGTCGCTTAAGCTCAACGGACCCAAATCTACAAAACATCCCGATTCGTTTAGAAGAAGGTCGGAAAATTCGTCAAGCATTTGTACCATCAAAAAAAGACTGGATATTATTTTCAGCCGATTATTCACAAATCGAATTACGCGTGCTAGCACATATGTGTGAAGACGATGCGCTTGTCGATGCATTTAAACATGGCATGGATATTCATACACGTACAGCGATGGACGTATTTGGTGTTGAAGCAGATGAAGTTACAAGTAATATGCGTCGTACAGCAAAAGCCGTAAACTTTGGTATTGTTTACGGCATTAGTGATTACGGCTTATCACAAAGCTTAGATATTACACGTAAAGATGCCGCGAAGTTTATTGACAACTATTTACAAAGCTTCCCAGGTGTAAAAAATTATATGGATTCGATTATTGAAGATGCGAAGAAAACAGGTTATGTGACAACTATCTTAAATCGTCGTCGTTATTTACCAGATATTACGAATTCGAACTTCAATTTACGTAGCTTTGCTGAACGCACAGCGATGAATACGCCAATTCAAGGGAGTGCTGCGGATATTATTAAAAAAGCGATGATTGATATGGCAGCTCGACTTGAAAAAGAAGGCTTACAAGCAAAATTATTATTACAAGTACACGATGAATTAATTTTTGAAGCACCAAAAGAAGAAATTGAGATTTTAGAACGTATCGTACCAGAAGTGATGGAAAATGCGATTGAACTCATTGTGCCGTTAAAGGTAGATTATTCATATGGCACGACTTGGTACGATGCAAAGTAA
- a CDS encoding methyl-accepting chemotaxis protein: MFKTVKAKILLGILLPIIVLSIVFSTILFLVSSHLIESKIIPQYNQNLELSMEKFSALYDTDLVNDAKNNADAYKELETITTDFQNEFDMENAYIMSKVDNKEVILVLGNADEYLSPLDFTADQTAALNTTNMVVSEIYEDDYGKHKSTFLQIPGTDSVLGLDADADFIDDLNNLLIKIILTLVIVATITGAIIAYIVSKRIVNPLTKLVDHTEIVAQGDLSKQLDVHGNDEIGRLANGFSNMQIQLRDTIQHVTETSDHVEEGSSTLKQSVEQLTIASNQVSSAIQEIASNTELITAGATQNRVAVEHITAQIADISNVTKLVSDEAVNATTVAMQGNKVIQKSVAGIEIINETAKMSLAKTEQMNSRSSEVSQITKIISNISDQINLLALNAAIEAARAGEYGKGFAVVAAEIRSLAEQSANSASNITILINEMQKDSNESVLAINNVVTKIEQESVTIYSAGETFSTISNLVDDMKNEIQNVTFTLQEIAAGSHQMLETTNATVQSLEESNEHSQSIAASMEEQTASSEEMLSISTELNQMIVKLKGQINHFKI, from the coding sequence ATGTTTAAAACAGTAAAGGCTAAAATATTATTAGGGATTTTACTACCAATTATTGTACTTAGTATTGTATTTAGTACAATTCTATTCCTTGTTTCAAGTCATTTAATCGAATCTAAAATTATTCCGCAATATAATCAAAATTTAGAGTTAAGTATGGAGAAATTCAGCGCTTTATATGATACGGATTTAGTAAATGATGCAAAAAATAATGCAGATGCATATAAAGAGTTAGAGACTATTACAACGGATTTCCAAAACGAGTTTGATATGGAAAATGCTTATATTATGAGTAAGGTTGATAACAAAGAAGTTATTTTAGTATTAGGAAATGCGGATGAGTATTTATCACCACTTGATTTCACAGCAGACCAGACAGCAGCACTAAATACGACAAACATGGTTGTTAGTGAAATTTATGAAGATGATTATGGTAAGCATAAATCAACATTTTTACAGATTCCAGGAACGGATTCAGTATTAGGGTTGGATGCGGATGCGGACTTTATTGACGATTTAAATAATTTACTAATAAAAATTATTCTCACTTTAGTTATTGTGGCAACAATTACAGGCGCAATTATAGCTTATATCGTTTCGAAACGTATTGTTAATCCTTTAACAAAACTTGTAGACCATACTGAAATTGTGGCACAAGGTGATTTATCAAAACAATTAGATGTTCACGGTAATGATGAAATTGGCCGTCTAGCGAATGGTTTCTCCAACATGCAAATACAGTTAAGGGATACAATTCAACATGTAACGGAAACTAGTGATCATGTAGAAGAAGGGTCATCTACACTAAAACAAAGTGTAGAACAATTAACAATTGCATCCAACCAAGTTTCAAGTGCAATTCAAGAAATTGCTTCGAATACGGAGCTAATTACAGCAGGGGCTACACAAAATCGTGTGGCGGTAGAACATATCACAGCACAAATTGCAGATATTTCGAATGTAACAAAGTTAGTTTCGGATGAGGCAGTGAATGCAACAACTGTTGCTATGCAAGGTAATAAAGTGATTCAAAAATCTGTTGCAGGTATTGAAATAATTAATGAAACTGCCAAAATGTCATTAGCGAAAACTGAACAGATGAATAGTCGTTCCTCGGAAGTAAGTCAAATTACGAAAATTATTTCAAATATTTCAGACCAAATTAACTTACTTGCACTAAACGCAGCAATTGAAGCAGCTCGAGCTGGTGAATATGGTAAAGGGTTTGCTGTAGTAGCAGCTGAAATTCGTTCGTTAGCTGAGCAATCCGCCAATTCAGCGAGCAATATTACAATACTAATTAATGAAATGCAAAAAGACTCAAACGAATCAGTACTTGCAATTAATAATGTAGTAACGAAAATCGAGCAGGAGAGCGTTACGATTTATTCGGCAGGTGAAACATTTAGTACGATTTCAAATTTAGTAGATGATATGAAAAATGAAATCCAAAACGTAACATTCACGTTACAAGAAATAGCAGCAGGTTCTCATCAAATGCTTGAAACAACCAATGCGACAGTACAGTCTCTCGAAGAATCAAATGAGCATTCTCAAAGTATTGCAGCTTCAATGGAAGAACAAACGGCTTCTTCCGAAGAAATGTTAAGCATTTCAACAGAATTAAATCAAATGATTGTTAAGTTAAAAGGACAAATTAATCATTTTAAAATCTAA
- a CDS encoding ATP-grasp domain-containing protein, with protein sequence MILLDTTYVSPLLAETIIKKEIKVCDIHRHEILGGQSNGQQGLVNVFEDEELLIMNAEEAFNILNEYHAESHVTKMANLFKNKIAFRKRLAESYPDFFFLETSISGLSNVDMEALAYPIILKPSVGYSSVGVYRIGNVTEFNSVVNELGETMQQLSGKYTKDVLDSESFIIESYIEGQEFAVDLYFDKNNEPVVLNVFARMFKDEKDMSDRIYYTSKQVLQNYLASITDYLKQLGNIFELQRMPLHVELRIDERGVIVPIEVNPLRFAGAGTTELGDFAYGVNPYGYFFEQRKPNWSQLIDAMDDKIYSFTCAEFDTDIKIDDRYIVRHDLLKEQFPHILEYRHIPYESGSTFAVIFYSSDSLEQNEHILSLDFMEFVEKKETILTEE encoded by the coding sequence TTGATTTTATTAGATACGACATATGTGTCTCCACTTTTAGCAGAGACTATAATTAAAAAAGAAATTAAAGTTTGTGATATTCACCGACACGAAATTTTAGGTGGACAATCGAACGGTCAGCAAGGGTTAGTGAATGTCTTTGAAGATGAAGAGTTACTAATTATGAATGCTGAGGAAGCCTTTAATATTTTGAATGAGTATCACGCTGAATCGCATGTAACAAAAATGGCGAATTTATTTAAAAATAAAATTGCTTTTAGAAAACGCTTAGCCGAGAGTTATCCCGACTTTTTCTTTTTAGAAACATCAATTAGTGGATTAAGTAATGTTGATATGGAAGCGTTGGCCTATCCAATCATCTTAAAACCTTCAGTTGGATATTCGAGTGTAGGCGTTTACCGCATTGGAAATGTAACCGAGTTCAATAGTGTGGTCAATGAACTTGGTGAAACAATGCAACAATTAAGTGGGAAATACACAAAAGATGTTCTGGATAGTGAGTCATTTATTATCGAAAGTTATATTGAGGGGCAGGAGTTTGCGGTAGACCTTTATTTTGATAAAAACAATGAGCCGGTTGTATTAAATGTATTTGCACGTATGTTTAAAGACGAAAAAGATATGAGTGATCGTATTTATTATACGAGCAAGCAAGTATTACAAAACTATTTAGCGTCAATTACGGATTATTTAAAACAACTTGGAAACATCTTCGAATTACAAAGAATGCCTCTTCATGTTGAACTTCGAATTGACGAACGTGGAGTCATTGTACCGATTGAGGTGAATCCGTTGCGTTTTGCTGGAGCGGGTACAACTGAATTGGGCGATTTTGCATATGGTGTCAATCCATATGGCTATTTTTTTGAGCAAAGAAAGCCAAATTGGTCGCAATTAATAGATGCAATGGATGATAAAATTTATAGCTTTACATGTGCAGAGTTTGATACAGATATAAAGATTGATGATCGATACATAGTGCGTCATGATTTATTAAAAGAACAATTTCCTCATATTTTAGAATATCGACATATTCCATATGAAAGTGGTTCAACTTTTGCTGTAATTTTTTACAGTAGTGATTCATTAGAACAAAATGAACATATTTTATCGTTAGATTTTATGGAATTTGTAGAAAAGAAAGAGACAATTTTAACTGAAGAATAA
- a CDS encoding DNA polymerase I, with translation MSRKIQNSLIAFIMATSVSALFVQSNIEFMKTEIFHIPVLFIVILGVSLFIAEDVRDSFKKVLWFDKREDKRPIWQVGIGSIFFFTQIGFVEVFARHLMHFNLGGMPLYCVFAFMNAFLLTVIYEEIFYEEEKTNVQIVKFKNRMK, from the coding sequence TTGAGTAGAAAGATTCAAAACAGTTTAATAGCTTTTATAATGGCGACGTCTGTATCAGCCTTGTTTGTTCAATCCAATATTGAATTCATGAAAACTGAAATTTTTCATATACCAGTATTATTTATAGTTATTTTAGGTGTAAGCTTATTTATTGCGGAAGACGTACGTGACTCATTTAAAAAAGTACTTTGGTTTGATAAACGAGAAGATAAGCGTCCAATCTGGCAAGTAGGCATCGGCAGTATTTTCTTCTTTACACAAATTGGGTTTGTTGAAGTGTTTGCACGTCATCTAATGCATTTTAATTTAGGTGGTATGCCATTATATTGTGTGTTTGCTTTTATGAATGCTTTTTTATTAACGGTTATATATGAAGAGATTTTTTATGAAGAAGAAAAAACTAATGTGCAGATTGTTAAATTTAAAAATCGAATGAAATAA
- the hflC gene encoding protease modulator HflC produces the protein MSNNNNNFDGDLDAFIKKLFGNKKEQNSVKEVSSDQEPSNNGQEPNQTKKTINKTKKPMNMKQWVASVIVITVIFAALLIAFANLYVVKENEYKVVRQFGEVVKFEKEPGLHMKIPFIQSVTTLPRNLMTHDMTEEEISTKDKKRIIIDNYTIWKVTDPKALISNAGQLLNAENRMEEFIYSALRTEFGQTNYEDIINEKNSSRGNINDRVTELVNELITAANFGIEVVDVRIRRTDLPQENEQSVYTRMVSERQSIAQKYLSEGDAEKSRGDAKTDQEVQVMLATAKKEAAIILAQGESEAAQIYNNAYSKDPEFYRLFRTLESYKKTINGETVLIIPSDSPYAKLLSGQVN, from the coding sequence ATGAGCAATAACAATAATAATTTCGATGGCGATTTAGATGCGTTTATCAAAAAGCTATTTGGCAATAAGAAAGAGCAAAATAGTGTAAAGGAAGTATCATCGGATCAAGAGCCTTCTAATAATGGGCAAGAGCCAAATCAAACAAAAAAAACAATTAATAAAACCAAAAAGCCTATGAATATGAAGCAATGGGTTGCTTCCGTAATTGTAATTACGGTCATTTTTGCAGCGCTTCTTATTGCCTTTGCTAATCTGTATGTTGTCAAAGAAAACGAATATAAGGTTGTTCGTCAATTTGGGGAAGTTGTAAAGTTTGAGAAGGAACCGGGTCTCCATATGAAAATTCCCTTTATACAAAGTGTGACAACATTGCCACGTAACTTAATGACTCATGATATGACAGAAGAAGAAATCAGTACAAAAGACAAAAAGCGGATTATTATTGATAATTATACGATTTGGAAAGTGACGGATCCAAAAGCATTAATTTCGAATGCAGGTCAATTGTTAAATGCCGAAAATCGTATGGAAGAATTTATTTATTCAGCACTTCGTACAGAGTTTGGTCAAACGAATTATGAAGACATTATTAATGAAAAAAATTCCTCGCGAGGGAATATTAATGACCGTGTAACAGAGCTTGTGAATGAATTAATTACAGCTGCGAATTTCGGGATTGAAGTCGTTGATGTACGTATTCGTCGAACGGATTTACCACAGGAAAATGAACAATCAGTCTATACTCGTATGGTGTCTGAGCGCCAATCAATCGCCCAAAAGTATTTATCTGAAGGGGATGCTGAAAAGAGTAGAGGCGATGCCAAAACAGATCAAGAAGTGCAGGTAATGCTTGCGACGGCTAAAAAAGAAGCAGCCATCATCCTTGCGCAAGGAGAATCAGAGGCAGCTCAGATTTATAATAATGCCTATTCAAAAGATCCAGAGTTTTATCGTTTATTTAGAACGTTAGAATCGTACAAGAAAACAATAAATGGCGAGACGGTTCTTATCATTCCATCTGATTCGCCATATGCAAAGTTATTATCAGGTCAAGTAAATTAA